One window of the Roseovarius sp. THAF9 genome contains the following:
- a CDS encoding phospholipid-binding protein MlaC, producing the protein MNDISRRFLIGAGAAATLLPAAATPAFALTEARARGLIDQVVSDINRVIASGKSTGAMIRDFERIFARYADVNIIARSTLGADSRRASSRQMRAFTSAFQGYIARKYGKRFREFIGGQITVTGVRRVKSWHEVRSTVKLRGRSPFTVLFLVSDRSGRDLFFDMVIEGVSLRLSERTEIGAMLDRNGGNIDALIADVKRAG; encoded by the coding sequence ATGAATGACATTTCCAGACGTTTCCTGATCGGCGCCGGTGCGGCCGCCACGCTGCTGCCCGCAGCCGCAACCCCCGCCTTCGCCCTAACAGAAGCCCGCGCCCGCGGCCTCATCGACCAGGTCGTGTCTGATATCAATCGCGTGATCGCCTCGGGCAAGTCCACCGGCGCGATGATCCGCGACTTCGAGCGCATCTTCGCCCGTTACGCCGACGTGAACATCATCGCCCGCTCCACGCTGGGCGCCGATTCGCGCCGCGCCTCCTCGCGCCAGATGCGGGCCTTCACCTCCGCTTTCCAGGGTTATATCGCCCGCAAGTACGGCAAGCGGTTCCGCGAGTTCATCGGCGGCCAGATCACCGTGACCGGCGTGCGCCGGGTCAAGTCCTGGCACGAGGTCCGCTCGACGGTGAAGCTGCGCGGCAGGTCGCCCTTCACCGTGCTTTTCCTGGTGTCCGACCGCTCGGGCCGCGACCTCTTTTTCGACATGGTGATCGAAGGCGTCAGCCTGCGGCTCAGCGAACGCACAGAGATCGGCGCGATGCTCGACCGCAACGGCGGCAATATCGACGCGCTCATCGCCGACGTGAAGCGCGCGGGCTGA
- a CDS encoding VacJ family lipoprotein: MPHFSSSSQPKLIAACLALVVTLAAAGCTPTPANHPADQPFDPYEEENRRTHAFNRALDKNLVGPAGKGYSGFIPDDVENMVGRFAFNLSIPGAVVNNILQGNMKGATEDTYRFLVNTTIGLGGLFDTASELNMPQATDADFGQTLYVWGVREGAYVELPLLGPSTERAAAGKIVDLFTNPLTYVLDEPENYYGTVASGVTGLSDRGRYADTIDSILYDSADSYAQARSLYIQNRRFKLGGGSGGAFEDPYDAEFGTPLEDPYDE, encoded by the coding sequence TTGCCACATTTCTCGTCTTCCAGTCAACCAAAGCTGATCGCGGCTTGCCTTGCCCTTGTCGTGACCCTCGCCGCAGCGGGTTGCACGCCAACCCCGGCGAACCACCCGGCCGACCAGCCCTTCGATCCTTACGAAGAGGAAAACCGCCGCACCCACGCCTTCAACCGGGCGCTGGACAAAAATCTGGTGGGACCCGCGGGCAAGGGCTATTCCGGCTTCATTCCCGACGATGTCGAGAACATGGTCGGCCGCTTCGCCTTCAACCTGTCGATACCCGGCGCGGTGGTGAACAACATCCTGCAAGGCAACATGAAAGGCGCGACCGAGGATACCTACCGCTTCCTCGTGAACACCACGATCGGACTGGGCGGCCTGTTCGACACCGCGTCCGAACTCAACATGCCCCAGGCCACCGACGCCGATTTCGGCCAGACCCTCTATGTCTGGGGCGTACGCGAAGGCGCCTATGTCGAACTGCCCCTGCTCGGCCCCTCGACCGAGCGCGCGGCGGCGGGCAAGATCGTCGATCTCTTCACCAACCCGCTGACCTACGTGCTGGACGAACCCGAGAACTACTATGGCACTGTCGCCTCTGGCGTCACGGGCTTGTCGGACCGTGGGCGTTATGCCGACACCATCGATTCCATTCTTTACGACAGCGCCGACAGTTACGCGCAGGCGCGGTCGCTCTATATTCAGAACAGGCGCTTCAAGCTCGGCGGTGGCTCGGGCGGGGCGTTCGAAGATCCGTATGATGCCGAATTCGGCACGCCGCTGGAGGACCCCTACGATGAATGA